One segment of Agromyces albus DNA contains the following:
- a CDS encoding family 43 glycosylhydrolase, protein MLRPFRAVLRTALIAALAFGGLTAIDAQAPAAEAIGEDTFTNPLAPDTADPTIEFHDGNYYVVATTWDNKVVMRKAPTLAGLGTTKPVTVYSDTNPGRNGNMWAPELERIEGPNGWRWYLMYTMGVSGDFGTQHLQVIESAADDPMGPYTYKGRPIPTDDWNIDGAYLHLNGELFVTWSAFAPDGLQSNYIARMSNPWTATGALNILSQPTEAWEVIGQPVNEGPIPLQKDGRTWIVYSASFCGTEDYQLGTLEYLGGDPVLSASWQKSDGAVFSKANGVYGTGHNDFFTSPDGTETWNLYHANNRPNGGCSRERSARAQIVNWGADGEPDFGIPQATSTQVPVPSGENAPITAQVEGARWNLVSRSTGLCATVPNDEAGAAAAQGNCSSSRARFVLDTTGDGYLRLVNAVSGASLGPAECATAESAAVQQTPFLTTGCQQWTVASTTGGWSKLTNRTSGKVLDASTGTALVQSTANASAGQDWALRPAGQVVVTSIVSGKAFDVPNCGAADGAILQQREYLTAPCQSVSFTAAANGEAELHLGSAPEKCLAVAGGSTADSVAVTQGPCGIAGSTWRVLVRNDGTVEFRNGTSLKALDLSFCAAADGTRVHQYSVLNNDCQRYRIASVAPDPVAAPTLEATAVARCVAGKAVVVAAVHNADAIALDVTAAGAYGSKTFTLEAGASSSAAFSTRTKTIGAGSVTVTGTDPADPSRSVTVTAGHPALGC, encoded by the coding sequence ATGCTGAGACCGTTTCGAGCCGTGCTGCGCACGGCGCTGATCGCCGCGCTCGCGTTCGGCGGCCTCACCGCCATCGACGCGCAGGCCCCTGCCGCCGAGGCGATCGGGGAGGACACCTTCACCAATCCCCTGGCGCCCGACACGGCCGATCCGACGATCGAGTTCCACGACGGCAACTACTACGTGGTCGCCACCACGTGGGACAACAAGGTCGTGATGCGCAAGGCGCCGACACTCGCGGGCCTCGGCACGACCAAGCCGGTGACGGTCTACTCCGACACCAATCCCGGCCGCAACGGCAACATGTGGGCTCCCGAGCTCGAGCGCATCGAAGGACCGAACGGCTGGCGCTGGTACCTGATGTACACGATGGGCGTCTCGGGCGATTTCGGCACGCAGCACCTGCAGGTGATCGAGAGCGCAGCGGATGACCCGATGGGCCCGTACACCTACAAGGGCCGGCCGATTCCGACCGACGACTGGAACATCGACGGCGCGTACCTGCACCTGAACGGCGAGCTCTTCGTGACCTGGTCGGCGTTCGCGCCCGACGGGCTGCAGAGCAACTACATCGCCCGCATGTCGAATCCGTGGACCGCGACCGGGGCGCTCAATATCCTGTCGCAGCCGACCGAGGCCTGGGAGGTCATCGGCCAGCCCGTGAACGAGGGCCCGATTCCGCTGCAGAAGGATGGAAGGACCTGGATCGTCTACTCGGCGAGCTTCTGCGGCACCGAGGACTACCAGCTCGGCACCCTCGAGTACCTCGGTGGCGACCCCGTGCTGTCGGCATCGTGGCAGAAGAGCGACGGCGCCGTGTTCTCGAAGGCCAACGGCGTCTACGGCACGGGTCACAACGACTTCTTCACCTCGCCCGATGGCACCGAGACATGGAATCTCTACCACGCCAACAACCGGCCGAACGGCGGATGCAGCCGCGAACGCTCGGCCCGCGCGCAGATCGTGAACTGGGGCGCCGACGGCGAGCCCGACTTCGGCATCCCGCAGGCGACCAGCACGCAGGTGCCGGTGCCGAGCGGCGAGAACGCGCCGATCACCGCCCAGGTCGAAGGTGCCAGGTGGAACCTCGTGAGCCGTAGTACGGGGCTCTGCGCCACGGTGCCGAATGATGAAGCCGGTGCTGCCGCTGCGCAGGGCAACTGCTCCTCGTCTCGCGCTCGCTTCGTGCTCGACACCACCGGTGACGGCTACCTGCGTCTGGTGAACGCCGTGAGCGGCGCGTCGCTTGGGCCGGCCGAGTGTGCGACGGCCGAGAGCGCGGCGGTGCAGCAGACCCCCTTCCTCACTACGGGATGCCAGCAGTGGACCGTCGCCTCGACCACCGGCGGCTGGTCGAAGCTGACGAACCGCACGAGCGGCAAGGTGCTCGACGCGAGCACCGGCACCGCGCTCGTGCAGTCGACGGCGAACGCCTCGGCCGGGCAGGACTGGGCGCTGCGCCCCGCCGGTCAGGTCGTGGTCACCTCGATCGTCTCGGGCAAGGCGTTCGACGTGCCGAACTGCGGGGCCGCCGACGGCGCCATCCTGCAGCAGCGCGAATACCTCACTGCGCCCTGCCAGAGCGTCAGCTTCACCGCGGCCGCGAATGGGGAGGCGGAACTCCACCTCGGCTCGGCACCCGAGAAGTGCCTCGCCGTGGCCGGCGGGTCGACGGCCGACAGCGTCGCGGTCACGCAGGGCCCGTGCGGCATCGCGGGCAGTACCTGGCGGGTGCTCGTCCGCAACGACGGCACCGTCGAGTTTCGCAACGGCACGAGTCTGAAAGCGCTCGACCTCTCGTTCTGCGCTGCGGCCGATGGCACCCGCGTCCATCAGTACAGCGTGCTGAACAACGACTGCCAGCGCTACCGCATCGCCTCGGTCGCGCCCGACCCGGTCGCGGCACCGACGCTCGAGGCCACGGCCGTGGCGCGCTGCGTCGCCGGCAAGGCTGTTGTGGTTGCCGCGGTGCATAACGCCGACGCCATCGCCCTCGACGTGACCGCGGCCGGCGCCTACGGCTCGAAGACGTTCACGCTCGAAGCCGGTGCATCGAGCAGCGCTGCGTTCTCGACCCGCACGAAGACGATCGGCGCTGGATCGGTGACGGTCACGGGCACCGACCCCGCCGACCCGAGCCGCTCGGTGACGGTCACGGCGGGGCATCCGGCCCTCGGTTGCTGA
- a CDS encoding family 43 glycosylhydrolase: MGIVPISASVASGAEAPAAAPTASSSAPTDGLIGQYLFTQGAGTTVANSATGPGAVGDATVVNGTDDLWNGDSLSFIGGDKSSPTANWVELPDDILAGKESASITTEVQIDASMKSNFNFLWNIGNDANTTYYFSSVRDEPRTAITVTSGGGEFNARATAGLDAGRWYNLTSVIDGDAGTISFYIDGKLITTTPTTLTPASIEDQSLNAIGRSPWPDPFFKGEVAAFRVYDRALTASEISDVSDADAVAHADEFGPAAQAIADSITPVTVATTNPALPDYNGTVTWASNLPELTIGDDGRLASAIVPKAGEPDVKGTLTATASVRGVTATKTVDVTIKAPPADSDSWGNPVVQTIYTADPAPLVVGDTFYLYTGHDEDNSVGRFVMNDWHVFSSTDMANWTHHGPALSVSTFAWAKSDAWAGQAIERDGKFYWYVPTTETATGQMAIGVAVADSPVGPFRDALGHPLVSRTQIDPTVFIDDDGQAHLYWGNPDLYHLELNADMISYDGEPQKIELTAEGYGTRPNNVNRPTLYEEGPWVYKRNGTYYNMFAAECCGEFLAYSTAPTPTGPWTYGGAVMPRQGASFTNHGGVVDFKGKSYLVYHNGALPGGSGFTRSVAIEEFEYNADGSIPEMNMTTAGTTQVQALDPFQRQEAETISWESGVEVAPTTGGGLHVTDVDNRDYIKVNGADFGAGADTFTARVAPSQAGHIEVRLGSRAGTLVATCDVPSGSGDSQDWIDVTCPVTGATGTSDVFFVFTGDGSGDLFDIDSWQFTVVETDLELASSAAVRCVAGKAQVVVTVRNLDTVPADAVIRTPFGTKTVAVAAGAAASTSFATRLASITSGTATLTGTAADGQRYEGSAPIPPRACG; the protein is encoded by the coding sequence GTGGGAATCGTGCCGATTTCGGCCTCCGTTGCTTCAGGCGCCGAGGCGCCTGCAGCAGCGCCCACGGCCAGCTCCTCGGCACCGACAGATGGGCTCATCGGTCAGTATCTCTTCACTCAGGGCGCCGGCACGACGGTTGCGAATTCGGCGACCGGTCCCGGCGCGGTCGGCGACGCCACAGTCGTCAACGGCACGGACGATCTCTGGAACGGCGACTCGCTGAGCTTCATCGGTGGAGACAAGTCCAGCCCCACTGCCAACTGGGTGGAACTGCCAGACGACATACTGGCCGGCAAAGAGTCAGCTTCAATCACCACGGAAGTCCAGATCGATGCGTCGATGAAGTCGAACTTCAACTTCCTTTGGAACATCGGCAATGACGCCAACACGACCTACTACTTCAGTTCGGTCCGAGACGAACCGCGTACGGCCATCACTGTCACTTCTGGCGGAGGTGAGTTCAACGCCCGTGCAACGGCAGGCCTCGACGCGGGCCGCTGGTACAACCTGACATCGGTGATCGACGGCGATGCCGGAACCATTTCGTTCTACATCGACGGCAAGTTGATCACGACGACGCCGACCACGCTGACACCGGCGTCGATCGAAGACCAGTCATTGAACGCGATCGGCCGCTCGCCGTGGCCGGACCCATTCTTCAAGGGTGAGGTCGCGGCATTCCGCGTCTACGACCGGGCACTCACAGCGAGCGAAATCAGCGACGTCTCCGACGCCGATGCGGTCGCTCATGCCGATGAGTTCGGCCCGGCAGCGCAAGCGATCGCCGATTCGATCACTCCCGTCACTGTCGCGACCACCAACCCCGCCCTTCCCGACTACAACGGGACCGTTACCTGGGCATCGAACCTTCCTGAATTGACCATCGGTGACGATGGCAGGCTGGCGAGCGCAATTGTGCCGAAGGCCGGGGAGCCCGATGTGAAAGGCACCCTGACTGCGACGGCAAGTGTGCGCGGCGTCACGGCGACGAAAACCGTCGACGTGACAATCAAGGCTCCTCCAGCGGATTCGGATTCATGGGGAAACCCGGTCGTGCAGACCATCTACACGGCAGATCCAGCTCCTCTCGTCGTCGGCGACACCTTCTACCTCTACACCGGCCATGACGAAGACAATTCGGTGGGGCGGTTCGTGATGAATGACTGGCATGTCTTCTCCAGTACTGACATGGCCAACTGGACGCACCACGGCCCGGCACTGAGCGTCTCCACCTTCGCCTGGGCGAAGTCGGACGCGTGGGCGGGGCAGGCAATCGAACGCGATGGAAAGTTCTACTGGTACGTGCCGACCACGGAGACGGCGACCGGCCAGATGGCGATCGGTGTCGCCGTCGCCGACAGCCCGGTGGGTCCATTCCGCGACGCGCTTGGCCACCCTCTCGTGTCGCGTACCCAGATCGACCCGACGGTGTTCATCGATGACGACGGTCAGGCGCACCTCTACTGGGGAAACCCTGATCTGTACCACCTGGAGCTCAACGCCGACATGATCTCGTACGACGGTGAGCCGCAGAAGATCGAACTCACTGCGGAAGGGTACGGAACGCGGCCGAACAACGTCAATCGGCCGACCCTGTACGAGGAGGGCCCGTGGGTGTACAAGCGCAACGGTACCTACTACAACATGTTCGCCGCCGAGTGCTGCGGTGAGTTCCTCGCCTACTCGACCGCACCGACGCCGACCGGCCCGTGGACGTACGGCGGAGCGGTCATGCCCCGTCAAGGTGCGTCGTTCACCAACCACGGCGGTGTCGTGGACTTCAAGGGCAAGTCGTACTTGGTGTACCACAACGGCGCCCTTCCCGGAGGCAGCGGATTCACTCGATCGGTGGCCATCGAAGAGTTCGAGTACAACGCAGACGGTTCGATCCCCGAGATGAACATGACAACGGCGGGGACAACGCAGGTGCAGGCCCTTGATCCGTTCCAGCGTCAAGAGGCAGAGACGATCTCGTGGGAATCGGGCGTCGAAGTCGCCCCGACGACCGGAGGCGGTCTGCACGTCACGGACGTGGACAACCGGGACTACATCAAGGTCAACGGCGCTGACTTCGGCGCCGGAGCCGACACCTTCACTGCTCGAGTGGCGCCTTCACAGGCAGGGCATATCGAGGTGAGGCTTGGCAGTCGCGCTGGCACGCTCGTGGCGACATGCGATGTCCCCAGTGGTTCCGGCGATTCGCAAGACTGGATCGACGTCACCTGCCCCGTAACCGGAGCGACCGGAACGAGCGACGTGTTCTTCGTCTTCACTGGTGACGGTAGCGGGGACCTCTTCGATATCGACTCGTGGCAGTTCACCGTTGTCGAGACCGACCTCGAACTCGCCTCCTCGGCCGCGGTGCGCTGCGTCGCGGGCAAGGCGCAGGTCGTCGTCACCGTTCGCAACCTCGACACCGTGCCCGCCGACGCCGTGATCCGCACCCCGTTCGGCACGAAGACCGTCGCCGTCGCCGCTGGAGCTGCGGCCTCGACGTCGTTCGCGACGAGGCTCGCCTCGATCACGAGCGGCACGGCGACCCTGACCGGCACCGCCGCCGACGGCCAGCGCTACGAAGGCTCTGCGCCGATACCGCCGCGAGCCTGCGGCTGA